The following DNA comes from Hordeum vulgare subsp. vulgare chromosome 3H, MorexV3_pseudomolecules_assembly, whole genome shotgun sequence.
AAATCCTCAAACCAacacagagagccacgaaaatacttttccaccgccgcaagcttctgtttccgcgagatcccatctggggaccgttctggtgccctgccgaagggggattcagacatggagggcttcttcatcaacaccattgcctctcagatgatgtgtgagtagttcaccacagacttcgggtccatagctagtagctagatggcttcttctctctcttggatctttaatacaaagttctccatgatcttcatggagatctatccgatgtaattttcttttgcgatgtgtttgtcaagatccgatgaattgtggatttatgatcagattatctactgaatattatttgagtctcctctgatttcttatatgcatgatttcgtatccttgtaattctcttcgagttatgggtttcgtttggccaacttgatctataattcttgcgatgggagaagtgcttggttttgggttcataccgtgaggtgtCCTCacatagtgacagaaggggtagcaaggcacacatcgtgttgttgacatcaagggtaaaaatatggggtttatatcatattacatgaatttatccctctacatcatgtcatcttgcttaaggcgttactctgtttgttattaacttaatacactagatgcatgctggatagcggtcgatgtgtggagtaacagtagtagatgcagaaagtatcggtctacttgtctcaaacgtgatgcatatatgtatgattattgccttagatatcgtcatgactttgcgcgattctatcaattgctcgaaagtaattcgttcacccaccgtagtacttgctatcatgagagaagcctcttgtgaacactatggccccaggtctattttacacattatatattcaaatctacatacaaaaataccttgctgcacttttatttatttatttatatttacctattatcactatcagatctcaccttgcaagtatttgtaaagggattgacaacccctttatcgcgttgggtgcaagtttgtttgttcttgcgcaggtgccttggtgcctcatcttgatgctcctactggatcgataccttggttcttaaaccgagggaaatacttatctctactgtgctccatcaccctttcctcttcaagggaaaaaccaccgcaagctcaagaagtagcaacgggtcacaaacgtcatgaacaacatgaccgcacacttgTCCGCAAACAtctgtgtaaccgcgagggtcagctctgataccaacttgtaacgccccggacacacccgcccgcggtcgttactcctggcaggatctaggctggccccacatatcaatactagtcttttctgcgcactattCGAAcgggctcccagaaaagaaggaattccttattgatatgagtagtctgtcATCCCtactaagccaggctatcacataatgCTGGGATTAGCCATCCATTGCTGCGCTAGCCATACCCGCTGCTCCATGGAGATAGGTGGCTCTATGAATTCATCATCGTCGTTGGAGTACTCAGACAAGGTGgagtagccgccgccgccgccgtcgattcCCCCTTGCGCAACACTCCCCAAGAAACGAACGTTTGCGGTGAAGACACCTTTGCATACGCCGCCATCGCTGCTATTTCCACCGGCACCACCGCCCGGGTCGCCGCCGTCATCGCAGGAGCGGGAGAGCTAGGGTTTGATGACACAGGGAGACGAAGACATGAGAGGGTGGCCGAACCGGTTCAAGCCAGACCGGTCCTAGTCAACGCGCACGCACATGCCGGTTGGCCAGCGTGACGCCTAACGCACGGGGCCCGGTCGCCAGCTTCGGCGTCAATACGTAAAAGTGCATAGTTTAGTCCGATATGCAACGTACAACTCGAGACTTGTTACTAGCACGTAAAAATTACCGATCTTGGTATCAATCCACCACCACTGCCCCAAATGTGCTACCATCGTGCAATTTACTCTTTTTTCGTGTGTGCGCAGAAGTAAAACCTTAAAAAAAGCAAAGTAGAGTAGAATCCCCTAAAAACAAAATCAAAGTATAGTAAAATGACCCGTTAATCCATGAACTTAAATGAAATGCAAACTTCAGTCTATTAAGTGGGAAATCATGCAATTTGCCACATAAACTGGTTTAAGTCATACACTTCGAGGCCATGTTGAGAATAAATTTTGATGAGAGCAAGCTTATGTCACTAGAGGGAGTCTCGAGGATCACTTAAGGGCCGCCCACATTTTGAACTGTTGATTGGGAAGTCTCCCAATTAAATATCTCGGTATGCATTTTACCAACAAACACCTTACTATTGAGGACTACCTGTTCATCACGGATCAAGTGGCAACTAGAGTAAATCATGGGTGGTAAATATCAATCAACGAGAGGCAAGGCAACCTTGATCAACGCGTGTTTATGGAGATGTTCGACATGTTTTTTTATTACGAGATGGGGTTCATGTGAAGTTTGACATTGCTAGATCTAGGTTGTTTTGGGGGAAAGAGTTTGGCAAGCAAAAAATTTATACGATACATTGGAGTACCATTTATGCCGTGAAGGAGGTTGGCCCCCTTGACATTCTAAACACCAAACTTATGAATTGGTGCTTGATAGataaatgggcatgaaaaatgcTAACATAGCATGGACTTCAATGGTTAGACATCATAAGACACAAATATCTTCACCACATTCCGGTATCGATAGCTCCTACCGCAATGGGTCTTAGTTTTGGAAATCCATTATGAAGATTAGACACCTTCTACGCATTGGTGCGATTCACACTATAGGGAACAACAAATATATTGTATTATGGTTAGATGTTTGGCTTGAAAATAATCTACGTTTTCCCATATTTTTGCTATTTCTCAAGAGCCAAACTCACTAGCCAGCGAAAATTGGTGGAACAGACAGTGTTGACAGTAGTTTCGTCGCTCTTGGTCCTATCGAGGTAGAAGGATGGGCTAGCCTTGGGCCAATGCTAAGAGATACCTTTGGCCGGAGATCTTGAATTCTAGAACATCACCATTGCTTGTGACTGCAAACGGGTGGTCGAAGATATTCAGGAAGGGTCTCGTGGACCTCATTCTTCAGTGATCAAAGAGATTACTATAAGGAGTGCCTCTTTTAATAGCTGTCTTTTTATTTATGAGAATAGAGCATCAAATAGTGATGCACATAATCTTGCCAAACACTCTTTTTTGTTTGGTCAGGATCGCCACATGTGGCTTCTTGCGGACGGTGAATTTTGTGAATTAGTTTTTCTTTTGGATTATTTTTTTGCATTCTGCCAGTTCGGGATAGATTACCTTGAGGTATTGAGGTACAAAAGCGACCTGGACCCCGGGAAGGTCTACGCCAATTATGTGGAGGTACCGCAGGGGCGGGAGGGGGTTCGCGGTAGGTGGACACTTGCATCGTTTGTGGTCTTTCACACTCTTAATGCTAGATTGATGGGTCTCTCTCGTAGAGTTACTTGGTTAATTGTTGCGGCCATGGCATGGGCTCTTTGGCATATTAGAAACAAAGCCCTCATAGAACCCATTTTTTATTAAACATCCCGCTGATCCACTACACAAAATGATCAACGACTACTGTGTATGTGGCTAACAGTCATCTCTACGTGGATGTGTTGTCACAAATTTTGTGCCAAGGCTTCGAAGAAGTGGACGAGGAGAGCTCGTATGAGAACTTCACGAGGACAAGTACAATGTAGTGGGGTGATGGAGGGCGCAACTCCGGAAGGGTTAGGGCATGTTTGGTTCATGACCAACTTTGCCACAACTAAGGGCCTGTTTGGTTGGAGATTAAATTTTGCCAAGCCAAAGTGTGGCAAGTCATTAAAGTGTGGCAAGCCATAAAGTGTGGTTGAAAAAACGAACGCCAAACTTTGACAAAAGTTGGAAAAAAATTAACTCTATGACAAATGGGCCATAGCGACAATAAAGTGTGGCAAAAATCAAACATATGCCAACTAAACTATGGCTGCCAAATTTTGGCTTGGCAAAGTGTGGCTGGAACCAAACAGGCCCTAACCTTAGGTAAAGTGTGGCTGCCAGAAAACGTGTGCCTAACAAAATGGACACCACAAGTGTGGCAAGATTTGGCAAAAAATAAGTCTATGACATATGAACCATATACCTATAAAAATGTGGCAATCCACAAATATGGTAATGAACCAAACACATGCCTAAAGTATTGTGGCATGACTAAGGTTAGACGTGGCAACCTTAGGCTGGAAACCAGACAACCCCTTAGTCAATGAACCTTTTTTTGAACCGGGCTTTCTCCCCtttccattactttcataacagaaATACAATGTTTTGAGACCAGAACCAGAAAGAGAGGGAAAGGGAAAAAAACGACTTTGGGACAATATCAGAAAACCCACCATTCATGCGTGTCATTAGGAACACAAACTGCGGGACGAAAACCTGATATCATCCGAAACTACGCAACAAAGACCAAAAGTATTACACCGCCATGTATCAGCACCACTACCAGGAGCCCccaaaacaaccatcaccaaaccagGCTCACAAAAGAGCACAGAAATAAAACGAAAGTTTTCACCAACTCGACATAGAGCCTAAACGTCACCACGGAAACCAAGCCATCAGCACTGCAACCAGCAAAGTTTATCACCAACTGGACATAGAGCCTTCCTGCATTTACCATTCATCCCAGACTTCTTCTTCATCAGCATGCTCGCTCGCTTCTGGCCTTGGTGGTCCACACAGCCGCAGCATTTGAGTTGCGCTCTCTTTCAGCAACTGAGCTCCCTTCTTGACATTCTCTGCCATCGCCAGTTTTTGCATACATGCCCAGTATTCAATAAACGCACACGTTGTGAAAGCAATTTCAAAAGGAGTTTTAATCCACTTCTTTTCAAAAGTAGCCCGATTCCGACCCAACCAAATAGACCAGCAAACTGCAGCTAAGCCAACAATATAGATCTCGCACAAGCCCGGCAAAAAAGCATACAACCAAAGAGATAAAGCAGACATTTTCAAACCAGACATAATCTCAAAGAGATAAAGCAGCAGTTTAATATTCAAAGCATTATTAACATTGTCTTCAAAGCATAGGATAGTATCATCCGCGTACTGAAGAATTGCTACCCCATTTTCCACTAAGTCCGCCGCTAACCCAGTAAACAGGCCATTCTCCTCTGCTTTCAGGACCATCTTAGTAAGACAATCAGCAGCTAGATTAAAGAGGAAAGGGGACAAGGGATCACCCTGTCTCACTCCCTTAGCACTCTGAAAATATTCTCCCACCTCATCATTTAATTTCACGCTAATGGTACCACCTACCAGAATTCTCCTAATCCAATCAATCCAGCGTGGGTCAAAATTTCTTTTGCTATGACAATCCAACAGGAATTCCCAGTTAACCTTATCATATGCTTTTTCAAAGTCAAGTTTAAGAACAATCCCTTTTTTCTTCTCAGCATAAGTATGatgtagaatctcatgtagtgacATGATCCCGTCCATAATATCTCTATTTTTCATAAAGGCATTCTGATGTCGACTAAACAAGATGTCTACATGGGGTTCTAATCTGATAGTCAGCACCTTGGTAATCAACTTGTAAATATACCTTAGCAAGCAAATAGGTCTGAACTGTTGCATTTTGTCAGCTCCGGCTACTTTAGGCAACACTGTTATTATACCATAGTTGATTCTCTCCACATCGAGATTATTTTCATGAAACCAGTAAAAAAAGTGACATCACATCTTCCTTAACAATATACCAGCATGATTGAAAAAATTCAATTGGAATATTATCAGGTCCAGGGGCCTTGTTATGTTTCATTAAGAACAAAGCATTTTTAACTTTTGTATCCGAAAAAGGCCTAAGTAAGAGAAAATTCTCAATATCTCCCAATTTCTCTTTATCATCCCACATATTCCCATCTATCTTACATAGGTTTCCAGGAGCAGGGCCAAAAAGATCCTTATAAAAATCAGTAGCATGTTTAAGCATGTTCTTATTCCCTTCTATTATCATATCCCCGCAGCTAAGAGAAATGATAgtatttctccttctcctcccattCACCATCCTATGGAAATATTCACTGTTACTATCACCTTTTAGCAACCAATTATCATGTGATTTCTGTAGCCAAGCTACCTCCTCTTCCATCAGCAAGTTATTTAATTCTACTAGCATCTCCACTTTTTTGCAATAAAGCTCAGGGCTCAAAGTATCATTTTCTTACAACTCCTCAATATGCCCTAATTCCTCcctcaaccactttcttctcttcctGGCTTGACGAAAATTATTTGAGCCCCACCCTTTAAAATACTTTTTGAatctcttcaatttgatattcatGATATCAATAGGATTACCAGAATATACAGGTTGCATCCATATTTTAGCCACTAGAGTATTGAATTCAGGTTTGCTCAACCAATTCAGATCAAATCTGAAATCCCTCTTTCCAAAATTAATGGGAATATTATCATCAGTATTAAGAATCAGGGGACAGTGGTCCGAAATCTCTCTTATAATCTTCCTAACAAAAGTAAAAGGAAACAAATGTTCCCAGGATTTGGACATGAAAACTCTATCCAGTTTCTCCAAAGTAGGATCCTCTTGATTATTAGACCAGGTATAAATGCCACCACTCATATCCACCTCCCGCAAGGAAAGAGCATTAATAATGGAGTTAAAAAGGTCTGAGGAGTGTCCTAGCCTCACCCTCTTATTTTTCTCCCCAACAAATCTAAGGATATTAaaatcccccccccccacacacacacacaatgtagGGACAAGTAATGTGACTGCATGTAGCTGCAAGCTCCGTCAGGAAATCAGTTTTAAATTCTTCATGTGCTGATCCATATACCACCAGAATACAACATTTCATCTTAAGCCCAATGAACCTAGCCCAATGTTGATGAATAGTTAGACGGAATCATTGATTTTGTTTCAAAACTCGGTCTTGTTTTGTAGGGAAAAAGGTGCGGAGTTGTGTGTTGTAAATTACGAACTTGCCGTTGGAGTTTTTCGGTTTGTCTTGACGCTTGATGATGGCAGCAAGCGTCGAGTTGCCAAACATGATGTGGAGATtcaagtttttttcttttctccaccAACATATTTCAGGTTCCATATAACATTTTACGGTTGAAAATTTGGAAGAAGTCATCAGGTCCAAATTTGTTTTCTGGGAGTAGGCCGGAGGTACATATTTTGTGCCACGACATAGCACTTTGTGCAAGTCTGGCAATCCAGAAAAATAAACTTTGATATAGCAAGAAAAGGACACAAGGTAGGGGATCCCTATAATAATTTTGCGAGGGGAAATTATGATAAGCAGAAGCAAATCCAACTTGCGTTGAAATGAAAGATTGACAATGCCTTACATACTTAAATTATAACACATTCTACTTGTCACCTCCTAGTAGTCTTGAAGCCATTGAAGCTAATCCATAGTACAACCAAGGAAGGAGAAGATGGGCATGGAGACTACTTGACGTGCGAAAGGCATTTACAACTTAATCCCCGGAAGCAAAACTTAGTCTTGCTAATCACATTGGTACAAAGTACAAACATAACCTCGCATATCTGGTTCTGTGGCGTCAGCACTTCTGATCGGCTGAGCAGGAGCAGTTTCCTTGGTCCTGTTTTAGTTTCTGCATAAATCGATTTTAAGATAATAAGTATTTACATTCCATCATTTATCTTTCCTTTGGGTAATAAGTATCTCATTACAATATTTCTGATTGGCTGAACATGAGTATttatttacagagggagtagttaatTTACACTTAGGGTTTTTTCCCTAAGGAAACATGCTAATAGGCAGTGGAAAATGTCATTTTTAAACAGGCCTTTTTTTTTCGACAAAGGGTGGATTTTATTagctcaaaaaggagcatcaaaagGATACAAAACCAAAGAGCACACACCGTAATATAACAAGGCCTCATGGAAGTATGCGCTAATATAACAGCTGTGTCTGTGTGGAGCATACCTCAATTTGGTCCTGCAGCACTTTGATGTAGTCTACAGCAATGTCCAGCATGTCTGAAGTATTTGTTTGCTGCATGTTCAAGAAGAAACTCAGTAACATGTCTGGACTAGTACATGACTTCTCCCGGAGAATAGGTGCACAAATGCAATTCTGAAATCTGAAGTAACTGGGCCCGAGAGTGATCGACAACTACCGAGGTTCCGAGTTTTTTGTCAGAGTGTAATAATTTCAGTTTAGGCTATAAACTTAGAATCGTTAAGTGCAAGTACTTTGGTGGGTACGAGCTTCTTCTGTAATTCTAGGTGAAAATTGCATCCCTATCTGCTGACTGGCAGgaattcacacacacacacacacaaaataaaatagaatTGACAGTGCCCATTACTCTGATTTAGTTACCTTATCCATGTTGGGCACGAGGTCTTGCAACCTCCTAAGCCTCTTGCTGATCCTTGTTCTTCTTTCCTAAACAGAATAAAATGGAAAATATTCAGCATAAACATCCGGcatcaagacgaacaccaaaagatgtTTGCAGAAAACTACTAACTGACCCTCTCAGCGATGCTTCGCGGGTGAGTGGCGCAGCCGCGCTTGGCGCGGACTCTGCAGGCGACGGAGTCCTGCTGCAGCTGCAGGTAGTCGTCCATGCCGGGCATGTCCAGAGACGAGCCAAACTGAATTTTGGAGCAAGGTGTTAGTTAGAACTTAGAAGTGCAAGCAATGGCGGCACACGGTCTGTGACTGATGAGCCATGTGGAACGTATACCGTACCTGTGAGTCGATGTTGCTGAAGCTGGTGACCATGCCGTCGTCGCCGTCGGCCATCACCTTGGCCTTCTTGCCGCCGGGCGGCGCGGAGAAGATGATGTTTGAGTTGGTGTCGTCCCAGGAGCtcatggagaagctcctggagaggTCGCCGGAGCCGTGGCCGGTGGCGATGCTCTCCCCGACGTCGGCCGGCGGCATCGGCGTCGGCGTGGGCATGGCCATCCCCATCTCCGCGATGTGCGGCATCATGTCCTGCTGCCTCGAGAAGCTCCACTGCGAGCTCAGCCTCCTCTGCTGCGCCGCCGCCATCGCGTCCGCGTTGCCCCCTGCTCCTCCCTGCGAGTGCGAGTGCGAGTGCGCGTAGCCGCCCCCCATCCCTCCTCCTCTCGCGCCGCCCATGCCGCCGCCATTGCCTGCGCATCATCAGTCAAAGAGCCAGAGCACGTCAGCAGCTGTCCGTGTGACACAGGAGTGACTGTGACGCCACACGCCCGGCCCGCCGCTACGACGACCCAGGACACGACACGAACTACTACTACTGCCATGACACCCTACCCTACCCTACCCTACACTTCGTACCCAACTGACACAAAGCTAAGGACAAGCTGACAAGCCGGGCTTGTCACCGTCGAGCAGAAACGAATGGTTGTCGGGTCGTCGTCCCACAGCATCTCCCGGTACGTAGTGGGTCGCTCCGAGAACAATCAATCATCGAGCGAAGCCGCTACCTCTACGTGAAGTTAGGCACGTATAAACGGATGATCTGCTTTGCAACTGGCCCATCATTTTCACCTTTTATCACCACCACTCGCTTGACGCTAAAGAACAGAAGACGGGGCCGGTTAACGGCCGTGAGTTGCCTGACCTTTCAAAGTCGTCGAGCCGAGGAAATTGTTCTACTAGAATACTATCTTTTAGTACTACAGTAGTTTATTATATACTCGACAGTTATTAACAGCCATACAAAAAATACTAGAGAGACATGCACGCGGTGCAATTTCTAATCGCCGTTTGATTCATTAGCATTTTGCCGCGTGACAGTCACATCGGGTCGACGTGGACGCGACACGCATGATATACTAGATATTTACCTGCCTAGTGTATGCACGCCTTATCTGTGTGTGGCTTATGAATTTTGCTCGTTAATTAATCAGGAACGAGCAGGTGCTACGAGCCGCCCGCGTGACATGTGCTGGTGCGTGCCTGAGTGGTATGCCCCGTCAGGAAACAAAAGAGGTGACATGTGTCCAGGTTCTCCGATGCCGCTGCcaacaaggaaggatcgggtaacATCAGCGAGATACAATGTACGCCTACCCGTCCCCTTGTGCTATGTAGATAGGTTCAGTGCACTGATTGTATGTGCCAATGAAGTTTACTACTATATGCTTTGCATAGAATAATGGGGGGTCAATGATCGATCGTGCTGCATCTGGGATGAGATGGATAGGTAGATAAGGTGCGCTTAACTTAACTAACAATggaggacatgatgatgaggggtGCTTTTTTATCCGTTAATAGAATATAAGTAAGAAAGATGATTCCACCCCCTCcgtctccttccttccttccttcctggcATTTGCCACCCGCCCAACAGATTAGGAGATCGGTGTGCAGAACTGCAGATTACTTGTTCAAAACCACCATTGACCTTCATCGGTTTGAGCAGTATGCTAAGCTACTGCTACCAAAAACTGAATTGATTAAGCGCTAACTAACAAGGCTGGCAGATCACAGATCAGGCCTCCCACGAGCTAGAGCCTAGAGTCTGTACAGCTCGATCACGGTGCACGACACGGAGTAAAGTAGTTGCAGGCGAGCTAGAGATCGATCGACGCCGGGCCGCGCGCGCAGGTACGAGGATTACGGGGCGTGGGTGCGTACCGTGCGGGTCAGCCATGAGGCGGGAGAGCAGGCCGGCGGGGGAGCTGCTGTGGCGGAGGAGCCccggttgctgctgctgctgcgggaGGGCTGGCGGCGGCACGTGGATCTCGCCGGAGCCGCCGTAGGCCCGCTGGAGCGCCGCCGGGGCGTCCGCCGTCCGGCAGCTGGACTCGCAGGAGGTGAGCCCGGACGACTCCCCCGAGAAGAACCGGCTCACCACGGCCGCCACCggctggtggtggtgctgctgctgggAGTGGGAGTGGGAGTGGGAGGCCGGCGCCTCGCCTCCGCCGCGGGAGACGGAGTCGGCCAGCGCGGCGAGGAACGAGCCCGGCGCGGAGCCGTACCGCgccagctgcggcggcggcggcatcccCCCGTGGTGCGCCGACGTCGGGCGGTTCATGGCCAACGACCGGCGATGGCTCGGCACAGCAGGAGGCAGGAGCACGGCGGAGAGGAGCTACGGAGCTAGCGCGCGCGCTGGTGATTGTTGGTGCGCGCAGAACAGAGCAAAGCGGGGCGCGGGGTGGGCCGGAGCGGTGGTGGCGGCTGCGTGCGTGTGTGCGTGCGTCCCCCCTGGCCCTGCTCCTCCGGCGCCCTTTTCCTTTTAGCGCGGGCGCGGCGCTCCGAGGGCTCGGACGCGAGGGGGGATGGATCGTGGGCGGATGCGTGGCCGGGCCCCGCGCCCGGGCATTGATATAGGCGGACGCCGAGgcgccaagtcatgtgtggccatGTGCGCGCCCGCTACGGCGACACGCGCGGGGTCGTCGGTCTCGGCCGGGCTGTAGCTCCAGTCAGGCTCCTGCTCCGGACCAGATgcgcgcacgcacgcacgcaccagGCTTTTCTTCTTCTATCTATCTATCTGTCGTCCCCCGGCACGGCACGGCACAACCTCGCGCGCAACGCAACGCAACGCAGGCGATCTGCGGCCGCGACATGCGCGTGGATCGGCGGCGTCGCCGTCGGCTGTACCTTCCACCCTCAGGTCGGCAGCTGCATATATATTCTTCCTCTCCTTCGCCCCGTCGCCCGCTGCGTCACCGCAGCGGGCGGAAGGGTCGTCCATCCGCATCTGATTGTCGCAGTAGTGGTCAGGTCAGATTTCGGATTTTTTTTGGTGGATAGGAAAAATCTTGACGTTTCAGGAAGGCGTGTGTGTGTGCCTGCAAAAAGAAGGGAAGGCTTGCATGTATTCTTAGTCCATTCGTGCTGGGATGGACGAATTGGTCGTTCGGTTAGTCTGTTCGCGTCCGCTCGTGCCATATTCCCCTTACATGCGCGTCCGTGGATTGGCTGTTGACAGCCTACACTATCTAATCATACGTGTTTGATTCAGGTCAGCCAAAATGTTCCTTTACAACAACTCCTAGCGTGCGacccaaacataggcatgttttgtttgttttgatgGATTCATCCGTCCTCTTTTACAAATGGGTTGATCGTGCGTCTAACGGGGCGATACATTTTTCATCCGCGCGGCATGTTTGCGGTCATTTTTTTCTCGCTTCAACAAATATTACATAAAAAAATTACTTTCTAGATTAATAAATGCTTAATACAAAACATTGCATAGtttgaaaactacaaaaaaaaatcTTATAGTTATATATTAAATTGTCTTAAATACATTTAAAAGAAAGGTTGCTCATACATATACTCGTTGCTGACATGAATTCATATATGCttaaccaaatcattttgcagttACATGTCACTATCCAAATCATGCATCTTGCGATGAAACTCGACGAACTGTGCAAACGTTGCCTCTCCTTCATGCTCAAACCCTTGGTCACAAATACGTTCTCAGCGCTCATCCTCTACGATcaagttgtgcatgatcacacaagctgtCAACACCTCCCATAATTTATTCGTGCACCAAGTTCTAGCAGGATACGGAACGATGTCCCGTCGAGATTGAAGAACGCCAAAGGCACGCTCTACATCATTTCTAATAATGTGTTCTTCTTGGGCAAATCTGTATCTCTTCTCTCCTACAGGGTTGGAGATTGTTCTCATAAGACTAGACCAATGTGAATAGATACCGTCAGCTATATACATTGGTGTACTGGTTGATCTCAACATTGACCTTTGGGCAATTGCCTTCTGCCATCCTAGCAAACATCGGGGAGCGCTGGAGCACATTGATGTCGTCGTGAGATACGGCCATGCCGAAGAAAGCGTGTCAAATCCAAAGATCTTGGGAAAAGCCACGGCCTTAAGTATGATAGTGCAAGCTCGGACATGACCCTTATATATACTgcccttgccaagcagaagggcagTTTTTCCACttccaatgcatacaatctatgctaccaagcatccccGAGAACCATCTACTCACATTCATCGACAACAACTGTGTTGTATCGGCAGCTGCTGGCTCTCTCAAGTCCTCCGGCTCaaacacaacaatgacaacactaCAGAATTTATACATGGACTCGGGGCAGGTGGACTTACTCATCTGGACATATTCATCAATGAGATCGTCGGGACTCCATATGC
Coding sequences within:
- the LOC123445038 gene encoding transcription factor bHLH128-like; protein product: MNRPTSAHHGGMPPPPQLARYGSAPGSFLAALADSVSRGGGEAPASHSHSHSQQQHHHQPVAAVVSRFFSGESSGLTSCESSCRTADAPAALQRAYGGSGEIHVPPPALPQQQQQPGLLRHSSSPAGLLSRLMADPHGNGGGMGGARGGGMGGGYAHSHSHSQGGAGGNADAMAAAQQRRLSSQWSFSRQQDMMPHIAEMGMAMPTPTPMPPADVGESIATGHGSGDLSRSFSMSSWDDTNSNIIFSAPPGGKKAKVMADGDDGMVTSFSNIDSQFGSSLDMPGMDDYLQLQQDSVACRVRAKRGCATHPRSIAERERRTRISKRLRRLQDLVPNMDKQTNTSDMLDIAVDYIKVLQDQIEKLKQDQGNCSCSADQKC